The DNA segment CTAATATATTCATCTTCTCCCCATTTGATTCTATGTGGTCTGTTACCTATTAAATATTTAATAAGCTCTTCCGAAATTAAGGGCTTCCCGTTAACTAACGGATACCCAAAAGGCAAAATTATCTCATCCTCTACACCCTTAAATTCTGATATTATTTTCAAACCATTTATAGTGGGTATTTCCTCAAGTTTTTTACCTTTCATTACTTGTATAGCAACATATAATGCACCATCTATTGCGAATTGCAATTTCCCTATGTTTCTCTTTTTAGATTGAGGGAATCTATCAGAAAGAAGGCTCTTAGTTCTTCCCCTAGGAGGATGATCCCCAAGTATTCCTCCTATAATTACTGCGTCAATTCCATCAAAATCTTCTGTTTTCAAGGGTTCATTTGCTTGAGGATCCAAAATTATAACATTTTTGGGATCAAATATCTCATAAAATCTTTTTTCAGTTGATGGTATTCCCTCAAGCTTTAGTCCACAAATTAATAAATCTACTCCCTCTCTCTTAGCTATCTCATAGCTATGTTTATACTCAATTAATATCCACTTGCCTAAAACGTCTAAATGCTCTATGATAAACTTAGCCATTATCAATTTATCTTCAGATTAGAGAGAAGTATAAATTTAACTTATTCCTAATTTATTAGCTGATTCAAGTGTACATTACGAATTCTTGGACCGTGAAGACTATCACTTCACGATCATTTCTCGTTCCTAAACACATCAATAAATCGGTTGAGGAGATCGAGAAATGCACAAGAGGATACACTACAAGTTCCTCATTGGTAGAATTGAAAACCCACGATGCTTGCAGAGGTAATGAAAAAGGAAGAGAATGAGGAAGAAGAGGTTAAAATATGTAGCGTTGATAAGAGGAACTTATACGCCCACGGAGGCTTTGAGAAAAACGTAAGAATTGTGGTGAAGATATCTGCATAGACTATAACGTGGAAGACCAGTTATAACATTTTTATTTGACGTGGCATAATTCATTTTATGTCTAATAATTTTGTGCAGTCAATGATATGCCAACCAGTTGGAGGTAAAGTCATACAATTAAACATCAACAAGCCCCTTGACATGAAAGCATTAGCACAAGATTTGAAGATGCTCTTCCGAAGCGAGGGGATGACTGTTTACGCTACCTACTCCCCTAATATCCTCATATTGCAATTACACGCTAGGGGGTTAAAGGGGCATTATTACACAACCAAGATATGTCAAGATAACAACAAAGTCGTAATCGAGACTGGGATAACTAGTGCCAGAGTCCAACTAGAGTGGGCTGGGGTCGAAGGTGGAATAGCGGGCGCTTCGGACTTACTATTACATAACAAGTTTCTAGCCTTGCTAGGTAGTGCTTTTGCGGGAGTAGATGTAGCCAGCGTCTTGGGTAGTTATGAACAAGAACAAGAGATTATAAACCAAATTGTGCAAGTGATAACGTCGCACCAACAAGCCGTAAGCCAACAAACGCCTAGGTATTGTCCTAACTGCGGTTACCCAGTTGCTCCGCAATACAAATTCTGCCCAAATTGTGGATATAGATTAAGGTGAGAAACTGACTTCCTCCCCGTCAGCGAGGGTTCCCCTCATCGATTTGGGTTTACATCTCTCATCTGAGGGGCAGTCGAGAGGGTCAGAGACCCCCTCCCATTTAAATTCGTGACAGCAATAACGTCACGATCGTTCTCATAACCACACGAGGGGCAGTGAAAATATCTATAAGCCATCTCAATCATCTTCTTGCCACACTTAGGACAGGAAACGGAAGAGTAACTAGGATTAACATACTTAACAATCATTCCGTGCTTCTTAGCCTGCCACTCTATCCAATACTGAATACGACGATATTGCATCAAGTAGAGTTTATCGCGAAACTCACTTGGTAGCTTATCAACGTCCTTAATGAGGTTCTTCAAGTTCTCCAACTTTATAACGTTGGCACCCAATTTCTCAGCAATCTCAATGGTCCATCTGCCAACTTTCCTAGCAAAATCCTCCATGATTCGTTTAGCCTTTTGATGAAAATAACGTATTCTGTGTAGAATTCTCTTGTTCTCCTTCCACCTCTTAGGATACTTCTTCTGCAAATGTTCAGCTAATGACTTGAAGTGATAAGCATCGTGAAGGCGAGTGGGAATCCTAACGTAGTGACTGTCGTCTTTCCCCACTACAATGTCATTCATGTTTACGTCTACGGCAACACTGTCTTTAGGTTTAACTTTCTCTTCTTCCTTCTCGAAAGTTACTTTGAGGAAAGCTTTGCCATCCTTGATTGTGAGCCTAGCCTCCTTCATCTCCCAGGTTGAGTAATCCTTTAAGTTCCTAGGATAACCTAGTATTGGCAGTTCACAAACACTTGCTATCTTAACTACCATCCTATCTAAGTCTACACTGTAGCTAGCTTTTGGTGTTAACCACACTGTCGGCTTATAGACGCGCGGGAACCTACCCCTCTTGGGGTTGTTGTACCAACTCTTATATATTGCTAGGGCATCACGATAGCAGTCCTCAGCAACCTTTGATGGCAGATTGTATTCTTTCCTCAGCTTTTCATACAATCCCTCGTGCACTTTAGAAAGTGTGCCCTTCTCGTTTGGATCTTTCACGTTTTCTTTCATCCAAAATAGGGCAAAACGGAGTGCCTTAACGTAGTTGTTCACGAGGGCTAGGAGAGGGTCAGATAAGCCAATCTTCATCGAAACTGTTGCTCTGATTGGGTTTTTATCCCTCCTAGCCATTGAATATTGACTAGGAAAAAAGTTTAAAAAAGCTTTCTATAAGGGGGCTATCCATCCCTTAGGCTTTCCGCCCCCTTAACCCCCAGTTTTGTAACATCATGTTAGTTAACCGCCAGCAAAATAGCCAACTTTTCAGCTCTTTCTGTATTTAAAGTATCAGAATAGTCAATTTTTGGCGTTATCTATAGCATAATTTTGCTCACATAAAAATCCCAAATGATCCATGAGGTTCTCGTTTAACCATGAGTAGTGAAAAGATTGTAGCTTCTACTTGTGTGCAATAACTGCGTCGTTTTAGAGTATAACTGCATCAGACGTCTAATTCACAAGGTTTCTAGCCTTTACTATAACTCAAATGTTAATCATATACTTTCTAAGTGAGATTAAAATTTTACTAATAATTTAAACTTAGCTAATCGTCTCATATACAAATGTACTATTTTTTAAATATACTTAAATTGTCAAAAATTTTCAAGGCAAATTTATAAGAAATAAATGCCACTTATATACACCATGACCGGCACACCCGATAAAGGAAAACACTTGAGAAAAGAGATAGGATTCCTTGAGTTATTTATCATTGGGCTTGCTGGAGCAGTAGCTACGGCAGTGTTCTTTAGTCAAGTGGAAATGACGGCATTAGCGGGACCAGGGAGCTTAATAGCCTGGTTAGTCGGAATTTTCTTTTACTTCACCATTGGTCTAACATACATAGAGCTTTCCCAGACTTACCCAGAAGCCGGAGGCCCATCTAGGTATTCAATTTACTCACATGGTGTAGTTACTAACTTAATTAACGCGACTGCAGATCTCATATGGTATTTATTTATACCACCCATTGAGGCTTTCGCTACCATAGAGGGCTTATACTTTATCTTCCCTCAGCTTCTGAATAAACAAGGATATCCAACACTCTTAGGAGCAATAGTAGGAGTCGTCATATTAATAGCATATATACCTTTCAATTATTACGGGATAAAGCTGTTCGCAAAAATTACTGCAGGGTTTGGAAGCGTCAAAATAATATTTTACGTACTGCCTGTATTGGCTCTACTTTTACTCTTCTCAAATCCCCAGAACTTTACTGCTTATCACGGTGTACTACCATTTGGAATAGCCGGAATATTTGCAGCAATGCCTTACGCCATGTTTGCCTTTGGCAGTGCTAGAGTAGTCCCAGACTTCGCGGAGGAAACTAAAGATAAAAGGCACATTGTTTATGCACTGTTGCTTACAATTTTAGGTCAAGCGGCAATTTATATATTATACGACTTAACCCTCATACTTACTGTAAATTGGAAAGCTTTTGGCATAACCCCTGGCGACTGGAGCGGATTGTCAAAAGTAACAGGTAATCCATTCGTCATATTGACTTCTTCATATGATCTAAAAATATTCCTAATAATAATTTTGATATCTGCGATAGCAGGCCCTTTCCTAACGGGATACATTTACATGGGTAGCGGTAGCAGAGTACTTTTAGCTATGGGGAGGTCTAGATTCGTAAGTAGCGCGATGAGACAGTTGCACGAGAAGTATGCAATACCTTATTGGGGATTAATGGTTTTCGCAGTAGTAGGGGCTTTAATTACCTTCCTATTTGCGCCAATACCGAGCATATATGGATTAATATCTGATAGCGTAGTCGCCGGTTATTTAGGCTTCGCCACAAACCCAATTGCCCTTGTAGTGTTGAGGAGGCAAGGAGTAACTAAGTACAAGATTCCTTTAGGTAACGTAATTTCGGCAATAGCTTTCGTAGGTTCTTCGTTAATAGTATTCTGGTCTGGGTGGCCTGCAGTACCATACTCAGTATTACTATTAACTATAGCCTCTGCAGTATTCGCCGCAATAGGAAAGGCTACAAAAGATTTCAAAGAGTCAATATGGTACATGACTTACATAGCTTTCCTAACAATAATGACTTACATTGGCAGTGATGGAGCGTTAAACATAATACCTTTCATAGATGCTACGATAATTACAGCATTGGTGTCCTTGGCTGTGTTTTACCCATGGGGGATAATATCTGGGTTGAAGAAAGAGAACTACCTAGAGCACGAGAAAGAAATCGAGTAGGTATGAATACCTTGTCGATAGACCTCCACAGAATGCATCTCTGGAAAAAGCCGGACTGCTTAACCATGCTATTAAGCTTAGATTTCCATTATCCTTCTCACTAACTCGTTCCTCTTTTCTTTATCGCCTTCTATGATTCTCTTAATATCCTCGTTAGAAACGTATATCAACTTAAAGTTTTTAATATTGACGTTAGTTTGGTTAGTCACTATGAACTTCTTAACCGGGAGGTCATCATAGTGGTCTAGCTTTTCTAACTTCTTCACGTTTTCTATATTATTCAAAGTATCCTTATTACTCAACTTAATGTCGCCAATGTAAGCCGCGTTAGCAGTCTCAAAGTATATATCAACAATAACATGTAAATCGTCAATCCTCTTCCCTTTTGTGTGAACGAAAGTTATTCCCAGCTCGTTCTTCAGCTCAAGAAGCCCTTCCCTAATCTTATCCTCTAATTGCCTTGAAGCCTCCATTGGGTCGCCTATATCAAAAGCTTTAGTCAACTCCCTCCTTACACACTCCTCTTTTTTATATTCATCCTTACATTTATCCAAGGCGTTCTTATACGCAATCCTAGCCTTGTCGAGTAACTGGTTTACAGAAGAGGCACTAGCGACTTCTTCTATCTCTGACAATTCCTTATAATACTCCTCGCAATATGCCTTGAGTATGTCTGCCTTATCGCTGTAGTTCAATTTTAACTCTATTTGCCTCTCCGTAAGTCTTCTAACTAGAGCGCTATCATTAATCTTACTCATAACGTCAGGGGTCATTGTGACTATTATTGGTAACTTAACTTCGTTTATCAACTTGTGGAGTTCCTTTAATAGCCCTTCCTCTGCCTTCATCTCGTCTAAGAGGAGACCAACTGCGCCCAAGTTTTGAAGATCTTTCAAAAACTCTATGAGCCCATCGACGTCTTTGCTATACTTCATGCAATACAGCCTTTCCGCATAGCCGTAGGCCTCGCTCCAAGCCTCCTTTAAGCACAAGTGCCTTAACCAGTTAGGGAATTCCCTAATTCTCGCAAAGCCAGTGTAACCTATTTCCTCCTTGTGATCATAAAGTAAATTGAAAGCGTTTGTCCTTATCCTCTCATTAAGTTTGGTCATAAGTATAAAGTTCCAGGCTGAGGAGGACAGCGAGGTGCTGTTAACCAAGTCTAGG comes from the Acidianus infernus genome and includes:
- a CDS encoding APC family permease; amino-acid sequence: MTGTPDKGKHLRKEIGFLELFIIGLAGAVATAVFFSQVEMTALAGPGSLIAWLVGIFFYFTIGLTYIELSQTYPEAGGPSRYSIYSHGVVTNLINATADLIWYLFIPPIEAFATIEGLYFIFPQLLNKQGYPTLLGAIVGVVILIAYIPFNYYGIKLFAKITAGFGSVKIIFYVLPVLALLLLFSNPQNFTAYHGVLPFGIAGIFAAMPYAMFAFGSARVVPDFAEETKDKRHIVYALLLTILGQAAIYILYDLTLILTVNWKAFGITPGDWSGLSKVTGNPFVILTSSYDLKIFLIIILISAIAGPFLTGYIYMGSGSRVLLAMGRSRFVSSAMRQLHEKYAIPYWGLMVFAVVGALITFLFAPIPSIYGLISDSVVAGYLGFATNPIALVVLRRQGVTKYKIPLGNVISAIAFVGSSLIVFWSGWPAVPYSVLLLTIASAVFAAIGKATKDFKESIWYMTYIAFLTIMTYIGSDGALNIIPFIDATIITALVSLAVFYPWGIISGLKKENYLEHEKEIE
- a CDS encoding TM1812 family CRISPR-associated protein; protein product: MLAEVMKKEENEEEEVKICSVDKRNLYAHGGFEKNVRIVVKISA
- a CDS encoding zinc ribbon domain-containing protein produces the protein MSNNFVQSMICQPVGGKVIQLNINKPLDMKALAQDLKMLFRSEGMTVYATYSPNILILQLHARGLKGHYYTTKICQDNNKVVIETGITSARVQLEWAGVEGGIAGASDLLLHNKFLALLGSAFAGVDVASVLGSYEQEQEIINQIVQVITSHQQAVSQQTPRYCPNCGYPVAPQYKFCPNCGYRLR
- a CDS encoding RNA-guided endonuclease TnpB family protein, whose translation is MARRDKNPIRATVSMKIGLSDPLLALVNNYVKALRFALFWMKENVKDPNEKGTLSKVHEGLYEKLRKEYNLPSKVAEDCYRDALAIYKSWYNNPKRGRFPRVYKPTVWLTPKASYSVDLDRMVVKIASVCELPILGYPRNLKDYSTWEMKEARLTIKDGKAFLKVTFEKEEEKVKPKDSVAVDVNMNDIVVGKDDSHYVRIPTRLHDAYHFKSLAEHLQKKYPKRWKENKRILHRIRYFHQKAKRIMEDFARKVGRWTIEIAEKLGANVIKLENLKNLIKDVDKLPSEFRDKLYLMQYRRIQYWIEWQAKKHGMIVKYVNPSYSSVSCPKCGKKMIEMAYRYFHCPSCGYENDRDVIAVTNLNGRGSLTLSTAPQMRDVNPNR
- a CDS encoding ATP-binding protein, which produces MCEFQEYTVSKYGDKPKVEGKVWKDALSEIKDSILKRKDIVITIVGAPGMGKTTLLNAVYDELKESYIIYLDLVNSTSLSSSAWNFILMTKLNERIRTNAFNLLYDHKEEIGYTGFARIREFPNWLRHLCLKEAWSEAYGYAERLYCMKYSKDVDGLIEFLKDLQNLGAVGLLLDEMKAEEGLLKELHKLINEVKLPIIVTMTPDVMSKINDSALVRRLTERQIELKLNYSDKADILKAYCEEYYKELSEIEEVASASSVNQLLDKARIAYKNALDKCKDEYKKEECVRRELTKAFDIGDPMEASRQLEDKIREGLLELKNELGITFVHTKGKRIDDLHVIVDIYFETANAAYIGDIKLSNKDTLNNIENVKKLEKLDHYDDLPVKKFIVTNQTNVNIKNFKLIYVSNEDIKRIIEGDKEKRNELVRRIMEI